CGATATATATGGCGATCGCTGCATTGGCAAGTTTTTAGTTGATTGCTGGTTGCAAGGTATATGGGCTAGATCTAGCTAGAGCCGTAAGCTAACGATGCCAGCGCGTAGTACCATCAGGTTGATCGATCAAGGTAATGCCAAGCTCTTTGAGTTGATCGCGGAGGCGATCGCTTGCAGCAAAATCCTTCGCCTTGCGGGCTGCACATCTTTGCTGCACCATCGTTTCAATCTGATCATCGCTGACTGTGGCCGAATCGTTACTATGATTAGCATTGCTCCGAGCTTCTGGATCGGCAATGAACCCTAAAACATCACTCAAATAGCTCAAGGTTTGCCAAGTTTGCGCCAACACAGCCGAGGCTAAATCACTTTTACCAGAATGAACTAATTTATTGGCTTCGGCTTTGAGCGGTTTAGCGAGTTCAAACAAAAGCGAAATGGCGATCGAAGTATTAAAATCATCATCCATTGCCCCATGAAAGCGATCGAGCAAATTTTGATCTAATTGATCTAGCGCCACCGCTAAGCGATCCCAACCCAATTGATCGCCAAAATCATGCTTGAATAGCAAGCCATCGCGGATCGTTTCCCAGCCCCTGGTTGCCGCATTAATTGCTTCTTCCGTAAAATCGATCGGCTGGCGATAGTGCGATTGCAAAATGAACAGTCTGATCGCCATTGGATCATAATGTTTCAGCAATTCTCGAATCGTGGTGAAATTCCCCAATGACTTCGACATCTTTTCGCCATCAATATTTACAAACCCATTGTGTAGCCAGTACCTGGCCAAGGGTTGGTGGGTTGCTCCTTCCGATTGAGCGATCTCATTTTCATGGTGGGGAAACTGCAAATCTGCACCACCAGCATGAATATCAATTTGATCACCCAAGCGCGATCGCACCATGGCCGAACATTCGATGTGCCAGCCTGGTCTACCCTCCCCCCAGGGCGATTGCCAGAAAGGTTCGCCTGGTTTCGCTGCCTTCCACAGCGCAAAATCAAAGGGATAGCGCTTTAATTCTTCGCCCACTGCAACCCGACCGCTTGCCCCCGCTTGCATATCCGCCAGTTTCCGTCCCGATAGTTTGCCATAGGTGGGGAACTTTTGCACCGCATAGTAAACATCCCCGCCAGCAGCATAGGCATAGTCCTGCGCTTCAAGGGCTTTAATTAAATCGATGATTGCCTCGATCGATTCCGTGGCACGGGGATATTCATCGGCGGGCATAATATTCAGCCGCGCCATATCTTCGTTATAGGTGGCAATATAGCGATCGCTGATCTCCTGCATGGTCACGCCCTCTTGCTGGGCACGCTTGAGGATTTTATCGTCGATGTCGGTAATATTCTGGACGTAGCGCACCTGGTAATTACGCGATTGTAAATATCGCCGCACCATATCCCAAACCACATAGGCTCTGGCATGTCCCAAATGGCAAAAGTCATAGACCGTCACACCGCAAACATACATCTTGATCTGCCCTGGCTCCAGGGTTTGCAGTTCTTCTTTCTGACGGGTAAGACTGTTGTAGACTTGCTGGGACATTGGTTTGATTAGATTATTGGGGCAGATTTGAATCAATTATGGATTGATGATCGCTGCAATTCCTCAATTAGGAGATTTGCGATCACATTTAAGTTATTTGCAATCACTAAATACCATTAAAACCTGAGATTGACCGATCGCCGCATCTTTCGCTTATTGTTTGCTATGTTTGCCACTAGCGATACTTGCGTTGGTTAGTTAAGCCGCAACATGGCACGATTAATGGTGCGTTTGGGGTATAGCAACAAAGTCTTTTCGATCGGCCTACTGAGAGTCTTCACCAGAGCCGATAACTCCACAATATCCTGCAATCCCTCTTGGGTTTGAATTTCAATCCCCTGCTGATAGATCGTATAACCTTTGGTTTGAGCCACCCTGATGCCACAATAATATTGAGGATCAACCCCTTTGTGCCTGAGCCTATTTTGAACTTGCTCAAGCAGTTCAGCTTGCTCGGCCGGTGCTTTGTCACTGATGTCGATCGTTCTGAATAAATCCCGATCCAGATACCGACGGCACATGTCCATCAAAATGCGATCGCCACTATCCCGCCAGCGATGCACATGATAGCCAAATACAATATCATCCGCCGCCAAATAGTTAGCACAACTGAGGCGATTGGGATCTTGCAAAATCCAGGCTTTCACCACCGGATCGATCGCTAGGTGCTGGGTCTGTAAAAGATTCGTCGCCCGACGATAGATCTGCTCCAGGATAAACCGCGCCGCAATATTTTTGGGATGGTTATAAACCTGTAAATACATAAAATAGCGCACAGTTAAATAATGCTCGATCGCCACTGTGCCTTTTTTGTCTACGACCAGGCGCTGCGTGATCGGGTCATAATTGAGCGCCATCAAAATCCGATCGAGGTCAAGCTGACCATAGCGAGCGCCAGTAAAATAACCATCGCGTTGGAGATAATCGAGTCGATCGCAATCAAGCTGCGAGGAAACCAGTTGATGCACGATCGGCAGTTTATAGGTTTTGGTAAACACTTGCTCCAGTCGATCGGGTAAATCAGCGCTATAACCTTGCAGAATCGCAGTTAAGCTCGATTCATGAATTAATTTAACTGTCCAGAGTTCGTGGTGATTACCCAGGATCTCTTCTCCAGCATGACTAAAGGGACCATGCCCCAAATCATGTAAAAGTGCCGCCACCAAAACCACCACCCGATGGGGACGCAAGAGGGGATAGCGATCGGCAATGCCATCAAATGCCCGCCGCGTCAGTGCCATTACGCCGAGGGAATGGGTAAACCGCGATCCTTCTGCACCATGAAAAGTCAAAAAGGCGGTGTCTAGTTGGCGGATGCGCCGCAATCGCTGAAATTCAGGTGCATCGATTAGCCGGATAATAAGTGCTTCAACTGGATCGTCGCCGTTTAGCGTAATCGCTCCATGGAGTGGATCGTGGTAGGTGCGCGACTTGCCAGGTAACATACATAATATAGTTGAGGCTTGATATTGCGGTTATAGCATAAGTGTAGCCCCAGATCGGCAATCTATCTGCAATTGAGATAATTTTGGCTCTAGTTGGCGTAAGGCTGTGACTAAAGAACTGCTCTTTAAAAACTTTGCTGGGAGCAAGGAGCTTGAGATCGAGGTTAAGAAACTCGGTGGTGCTGAACAAGTAAGGATTTAGGAGATAGTTAAATATCTACATCCCAGACAGCTAGGCTATAAATTTTAAATCGATTGCCAATTATCCTTACTACTGCATGACTACCCACAACCAGTTTTTCAATTGCGATTGCTGCTGATTAGATAACCACAGCGATGTTCACCGCCCACCATCCAATGGGTTCGCTCCACCTTGCAGCCCTCTAATGCCGCTTCAAACATCTCCAATTCATGGGAGCAAATGCTCGGAAAAGATTCGGCAACCTCAGAAATCGCACAATTATATTCAGTCAAAATATAATTAGGTTGATCGCCTTGGTCATGGGGATCTTGCTCGAACCACTCCGCCACATACCCTTCCGATCGCCGCAGTTCAGCCAGGTGCGCCACCCGATCGCGCAATGAGCCACTACCCAACTTCTGGCGATAGTCCATTGCTTTGCGCAGCCATTGTTTATGTAAAATCTCGCTAACTTGTTCCTTGCCCAGGGTTTCCGCCAGGGTATCGAGCAGATTGACCGAAAATTGATCATAATTAGCGGGGAAGCGATCGCGCCCAGCCTTGCTTAGCTCATATACATGTTGTGGCCGACCCATTGCGGTCTTAGCATGATGAGTTGAGGGATTTGAGGGATTGTTTTGATCTTGATTGTCACTATTATTAGCATTATGGGCTGCCATACTATTAGTCCGATTAGCCCCATTAGCCCCATTAGCCCCATGCTCGGCAAAATCATCTTGATCTTCAACCTCGTCATCCTGCTCATCGGGGTGCTCATCGGGGTGCGAGACATGGTAAATCACCAATCCTTCATGCTCTAAATCTTTTAAATGCCGACGGATTGCCTGAACCGAAATATCGAGGTGCTCGGCCAGTTGATGGGCGATCGCGCTGCCATGCTTCAGCAAATATTGCAGGATATCCTGCTTGGTTGATGTTTTCTCCTTGCTTTTCATTGATTATTTCACCAACTCATTCGATCCGATCGCTGATTTGCATTGTCAGGCCGATTGGCAATTTATGGACTAACTAAAATACCTAAAATACTTAGATTGCTTCGCCAAATGGCAAACAAATATCCTGGTTCAATATCTCAGTCAAACAATTACCCACCATTTAGCCAGCTAGGTCGTTAATTATTAGCAGTTAATTACTAATTTACTGAATAAAAAACTACTTTGACAACTTACATGTTACTAAAGTAACCTACAATATAGTTAAGAAACAAGTATGTTGTTTTAGTTGCCAAGGAATAATTTGATTGTTTCGATCGGTAGTAATTCGTAGTAATTCTTGGGTCAAATCAGGTTTTGGTTAGTTGCAATTAAGTGAAGTGATTAATTACCTATTACCTCATCTTTTGGCTTAGAAACTTACCAGCATCTCGATCGAGCATCAATTAGGATAATTCAAAGGTTCTTGCCGATCGCTTAAACATCTCTCTATGTCTGACTAGATCGGGATCAGAGCTGATTAGCGCCAACTAGCAGCATACGTTTAGAGCCGATCCCAATCCCAGGGGTTAGCCACAAACAAGATCAAGGAGCATTAGGAGCCACACAACTGCCATGACTGCAACGGTTCAAAAGTTAGTCAATCAGCCATATAAATACGGTTTTGTGACCAAGGTTGAGTCGGATATCATTCCCCGTGGATTGAGTGAAGACGTGATCCGCACTATTTCGGCTAAGAAAAATGAGCCCGAATTTATGCTGGAGTTCCGTCTCAAGGCTTATCGCAAGTGGCTGACAATGACCGAACCAAGCTGGCCTAATGTCAAATATCCGAAGATTAACTATCAAGATATTATCTACTATTCTGCGCCCAAGGCTCAAGCTAAAAAGCAAAGTCTGGACGAAGTTGATCCAGCCATGTTGGAAACCTTCGAGAAGCTGGGTATCCCCTTGTCAGAGCAAAAGCGGCTCTCGAATGTGGCGGTGGATGCAGTATTTGACAGTGTTTCGATCGCCACTACCTTTAAAAAAGACCTGGCCAAGGTGGGTGTAGTGTTCTGCTCAATCTCCGAAGCAATGCATGAATATCCAGAGCTGATCGAAAAATATCTGGGCAGTGTGGTGCCGATCGGTGATAACTTTTTTGCTGCCCTCAACTCGGCGGTATTTAGTGATGGCTCTTTCTGCTACATTCCTAAAGGGGTGAAATGCCCAATGGACTTGTCCACCTATTTCCGGATTAATAACGGCGATTCGGGACAGTTTGAGCGCACTTTGATCGTGGCCGAAGAAGGTAGCTCGGTCAGCTATCTGGAAGGTTGCACCGCACCAATGTTTGACACCAATCAGCTCCATGCCGCAGTGGTGGAACTGGTGGCTTTGGATGATGCGGAAATTAAATATTCCACTGTTCAGAACTGGTACGCCGGTAATGAAGACGGCAAGGGTGGCATCTATAACTTTGTGACCAAGCGCGGTTTGTGTGCGGGTAAGAATTCTAAGATCTCCTGGACGCAGGTGGAAACAGGCTCAGCGATCACCTGGAAATATCCCAGTTGCGTGCTGGTGGGTGATAATTCCGTGGGTGAGTTTTACTCCGTGGCGCTAACCAATAACCATCAACAGGCTGACACGGGCACGAAAATGGTGCATGTGGGCAAAAACACCCGTAGCACGATCATCTCGAAGGGTATTTCAGCGGGGCAATCCAAGAATAGCTATCGTGGCCTGGTTAAGGTTGGTTCTAAAGCCAAAGGCGCTCGTAACTATTCCCAGTGTGATTCAATGCTAATTGGCGATCGCACCCAGGCCAATACCTTCCCCTACATTGAAGTGCAGAATAATACTGCCAAGGTGGAGCATGAAGCTTCGACCTCAAAAATTGGCGAGGAACAATTGTTCTATTTCCAACAGCGGGGCATTTCTATGGAAGATGCGGTCTCAATGATGATCAGCGGCTTTTGCAAGGATGTGTTTAATGAGTTGCCAATGGAGTTTGCGGTTGAGGCCGATAAGCTGCTGGCGCTCAAGCTGGAAGGCAGTGTTGGTTAAGGTTTAGTATAGATTAGCGATCGCTTTTGGCTGATTCATAGCTAGGGCGATCGTTATTTCATCTGATTCAGAAAGCAAAACTCTGACTAGTTGAATTGATCTGTTGACCTGAATGATTTACTGCAGGAGGAAGAATCAATGCGACTTATTCAAGCGTTTATTAAGTTGAATCGAAGCATATTGCAAATGCCCCTGCTCTGGCAACTATGGATTCTACTGCTAGTAATCGTTAATGCGATCGTTCCCCTTTTCTTTCTGAGCCATCTAGAAGCCCAAGTTGTAGTGGCAGCATTCCTGGCTAGTTTCATATTGATGATAGTTCTGACAGCCCGTTATGGTTTCACCAGAATTTTGGGGCTAGGGCATATTTTCTGGATTCCGCTCCTTTTTTTCCTCGGGCTACACCAGACCAATTTACTAGGTAATAATTTATTCGATACCTGGATGCTGGTTCTGATTATTCTGAACTCGATTTCTTTGATTATCGATATAGTTGATGTGAGCCGTTATATTAATGGAGAGCGCTATGAAACTATCCAGGAGCAGTAAAGATCGATACAGCTACCCCGAATGCTGTTCTTTTTCGATCCCAAATTTGCTGTAACTGTAGTCTAGATCTTAATTTCCATTTCCAAAAACATCTAAATCTAAAATAATCAAAAAATTAACCAAACTCACAATGATTGTCGAAAATAGCGAAGTAATCTTAGCGGTCGAAGACCTGACCGCCTCCGTTGATGGAGTAGAAATTCTCAAGGGCGTAAATTTGGAGATTAAGGCTGGTGAAGTCCATGCGATCATGGGTCAAAATGGCTCCGGCAAAAGCACCTTTTCAAAAGTTTTAGCCGGACACCCGCAATATGAAGTTACGGGCGGCAAGATTGCTTTCTTGGGACAAGATTTATTAGAACTAGAAGCCGAAGACAGAGCCAGAAGCGGTATTTTTCTTGCCTTTCAATATCCCCTCGAAATTCCTGGTGTCAGCAATGCCGATTTTCTGCGCACTTCCTACAACTCGCTCCAAAAGCATAAAGGCTTGCCAGAGCTGGATATTCTCGACTTCGATGACCTGGTGCAGGAAAGACTAGAAGTAGTAAAAATGAACCCGAGCTTTTTGAGTCGAAGCGTCAATGAGGGCTTTTCTGGCGGTGAGAAGAAGCGGAATGAAATTTTGCAAATGGCGATCTTAGATCCCAAATTGGCGATCCTGGATGAAACTGATTCTGGCCTGGATATTGATGCGCTCAAAATTGTGGCCAATGGCGTGAACCAACTATCTAGCCCCGATAATGCCAGCATTGTGATCACCCACTATCAGCGATTGCTTAACTACATCGTGCCCGACTATGTGCATATTATGTCGGCGGGTAAGATTGCGATCACTGGTGGCAAGGAACTGGCGGTGCAACTGGAAGAACGCGGCTATGACTGGATCACCGAGAAGGAGACGGCGGAGGTGGCTCAGTGAGCATAAGAGTATCCGAGTTATCCGAATATCCAGAATCGCCTCAAGCTGCAACTGCTACTGGTGCGATGAATGGTGGCTCTAACCCTAACTTTGTGGATGGTATTGTCAACCAACGGTTTGATTTAAATCAGCTCCAGGTTAATCCGGAGGCGATCGCCTGGTTGCAATCGATTCGCCAGGAAGCCCAAACTTTGTTGGTGGATCAGGAGCTGCCCCACAAAAAGCAAGAGGAGTGGAAATACACTGATTTAAGTGCCGTATTAAAGCGTTCCTATGTGCTGCGCAAGCCCCAGGAATGTTTGCTCGATGCCCTAGAAAATCCTGGGTTTGAGAAGTTGATTGCCGGGCAGATTGTGCCAGAGGCGGCACGCAGCCTGTTGGTGTTTGTGAATGGTGTATTTTCCCCGCAGTTGTCGGGGTTGATCGATCTACCGGAAGGGGTGATCGTGGGTAGTTTGGCTCAATTGTGCGCTGATTGTTTGCCAGAGAAAGTGCAACAAAGGCTAGCCGAGTTTTTGGCGGAGCTAACCGATGCGGATGATTTTTTTGCTAATCTCAACGCCGCTTGCCTCAGTGATGTGGCGATCGCCTATGTGCCTAAAAATGTGGTGATCGATCAACCAATCCAGTTTGTCTATGCAGTGACACCGCGATCGGCACAGACGGCCAATATTTCTGTGATTTCCCAACCCCGCTGTCTGGTGGTGGCCGAAACCGGTAGCAGTATGACCCTGGTGGAAACCTATGTAGGCGAACCGGATCGCAGTTATTTATCTAATTCGGTCGCAGAAATTATGGTGGGTGAAAATGCCGCCGTGAACCACACCAAAGTTCAGTGGGAAGGCCATGCCGCCTGCCACATTAGCACCACCGCGATCGCTCAGGAGCGTGATAGCCGCTATACTTGCAATGCGATTTCTACTGGTGCAAAAATTTCCCGCCACAATTTGCAGGTGCAGCAATGGGCAGGGCAAACGGAAACCCACCTCAATGGTCTGGCCTATATTGATGGCGATCGACTCACCGATACCCATTCCGCGATCGCCCATAACTATGCCCACGGCAGCAGCAATCAACTGCACAAATGTATTGTGGACGATCGGGCGCGGGCGATTTTCAACGGCAAGATCCAGGTGCGGCAGGCAGCCCAACAGACCGACTCCAGCCAGCTGAGCCGCAATTTGCTGCTTTCTGACAAGGCCAGGGTAGACACCAAACCGCAATTGGAGATCGTGGCCGACAATGTTAAATGTGCCCACGGTGCTACGGTGAGCCAACTTGACGCAGATGAGATTTTCTATCTCCAGAGTCGTGGCATTGATGCGGCCAGTGCGGCAAATATGCTTACCTTTGCGTTTGCGGCAGAAGTGATCCAACGCATCCCGATTCCCCGGTTGCGGCAGGCATTAGAAAAGTTTGTCCTCTCTAAAACCCGCGCTCACCATAAATAAGAATTAACCAGCTAGATCTGGCAAACCATCACGGGGCTGATCTCCTGCTTCTTGCCAAACAAAGCTCTGGGCTTAATTAAGCTGCGCAGCAAGAAATAGATCGAAGCGATCTCACCGGGGGATCGTTGGCGCAACCATTGTCCTGGCCGACAAAATAGCAGCTCTACCAATTGGCGATGTTGCTCCAGGGTGACCTGCTCAAACCGTACCTTTAGTTTGGGCAATTCACAACTTCGTTCGCTGGGGGTAATTGTGCCGCGCAGCTTCAGCCCCACTTCCATAATCTCGATCGTTACGGGCATAGTTTCACCCGGTTGCAGATCCGGCGGCCTGCCAGTTACCTCTACTTCTGCACCAATTTCTGAGCACATGCTGGTAATGCCCCAGTAAGTTTGATGATTTGAGTTAGCCGTACTAGAGTTTAAATTGGCTGGCATCGCCATAGTTAACTCTTCAACGGTAGAACTATGAGCATTATTAGGAGCAATTTCAGCGGTGATCGTAGCTGGATCGCCCAGATCAAGTTCAAGATCGTTGGCAGGGAGAGCGATCGGATCTGGTTTCTGATCCAGATCGGCTTGATTTAATTGGTGATCTGTCTTTCCTTGGCGATTTGTATGACCATGCTGCTGACCATTTGCTTGATCAATACTTGCTTGATGAATATTTGGTTGTAAGTCTGGTTGAATCAACCTGGCTTCTGGATCTGGCTCGATTTTTACCACCCGACGTAAATTGAACCACTCATAGAGATCGACCCTGGGCACATCCAGCATAATCAGCAAACCAATCCCCAACAAGATCAGGTTATAGGTACTCCAGATCCAACCCAGATTCAAGCCTGTGATGTCATCATTGCTGCCATAGTCAGATATATGCATAATGCAATTGGCCAGGTTCACCCACAAACTCACCGCCGTCGCCAGAAACAGAAACACCAATGGTAGGGCTAGGCTCCAGTTAAACACCAGCCGATCGCGGTTAATACCCTTGGGCGTGACTTTGAAGCCTTTACCAAAGGGCTTGAGCAATGTTTGCAGGGTAGTTGCCGCCACAGGGATGCACAGGATAATATCGTAAATTTCGGCGATCGCCACCGATCGGGCACGATAGCTAAACCAGGAAAAGGTGGCCAGATTGACACAATAAACCGGCAGGAAATAGTAAATAATTTCTTCCAGGTTAGCCTTGACCGGAATAATGCCCAGAAATGAATAGGCTAGGGGAATTAATAAAAATGCCACCCGCGCAAAACTGGTAAACCAGTGGGTCACGCTACCCAAATGGCCAAACCGCTGCCGCAGGCTCAACCCCCGGATCATAAATGGGTTTTCTTCAATAAAAAATGCCTGCAAGGTGCCCTGAGCCCAGCGCAATCGCTGCGTTGCCATTGAAGCCATGTCATCGGGTGCGGCCCCCGCACTCAGCTTTTCATCTAAATAGGCCAGGTCATAGCCACAGCCAGCTAAGCGAATTGAGGTGAAATAGTCTTCACTAAGGGAGCTGGTCACAAACTTACCGCCAGCATTGGCCAAGGCCGATCGCCGGATCACAAATGATGTCCCTGAACAAACCACACTGCCAGTACCATCGCGGGCAGGCTGAATTTTACGGTGGAATACCTCATGCTCCGGCGCAATAATATTTTCCAGCCCCAGGTTACGGGCGACCGGGTCAGCATTGTAGTAGGACTGTGGCGTTTGCAACAATGCTAGATTTTGCTTCTGAAAAAAGCCCACCGTGCGTTGTAGAAAATTACGGGTGGGTACAAAGTCGGCATCAAAACAAACGATCAGCTCGCCGTTAGTCTGGCCGATCGCATGGTTTAAATTCCCAGCCTTGGCATGTTCATTATCGGGGCGGCAGATATATTCACAGCCCAATTCTGTAGCCAGGGCTCTAATTTCGGGGCGGCGGGTGTCATCGAGCACATAGATTTTTTTGCGATCGTAGTTGATCGCCTGACAGCCAATAATTGTGCGGCGCAGAATAAAGGCTGGTTCGTTGTAGGTGGGAATAAACACATCCACGGTGGGATAGTAGGCTCCGGCGGCCACATCCTCAGCATAGCGATCGGCCTCTTCACTGCGATCGCGCGCCTGGGTAATTAAAAATAATTCCAATGCACCATTGCTAATGCTAAATAGCTCCAGCGCAAATAGACCAATACTAAACACGCCATTGAGGGGGGTCGCCACATTCAAGGTCGAGAGCGATCGCCAAAGCAAATATCTAGCGTTGAGGATCAGCAAAATCGTCACCATCGCCAACCGCGACCATTTGATCGGCTCAGGCGAAATTTTGGTGATTGCCAGCGAGATGATCAATAAAATAATCGTTGGTACTGCCAGCAGTCGCCCAGTTACCATTGGTGCTTCCAGCCACATTGGTGGATTATCTTGCAGCCATTGCAATTGCCAAAAGATTTGTTCAATCTGGCCAGCGCCACTAAACCAGGCCGCCACGATCGCCCCACAAATCAAAATTATTGAAATTAAAACCACCGTAGCGATGCGCGGCTTGAACCAAACTCTGGGATCGGGTATGTCCCAATCTTTCCCAGTCACCTTGGAAACGTTTGTCTTTGTCATTCTCTGCGATCCAAATAGTTAAGCGATCTGATCTTTGCTAATCATGGACAAGCTATTCTTACATCCATTGATTCCTACTCCCTCTAGATTCTCTGGTTTAACCTATGCTCATAACCATGTTCATAACTTGTGGATCTAGCCATATACCTGGATCAAGCCAAAAATTAAAATACTTTAGTTAGCAATCTATCGATCAAGTTGACCTGATTAACCTCAATTTGCTCAACTCCATCGATCAAATGCCATCTAAGTTAAATGTGTTTAATTTAATATGCTTAATATGCGATCGGGACTAATGATTAAGCCAGCGATCGCTGATGATTGAAGTAATTAAGCAATCCCCAACTTTTACATAATCTACCAATATCTATCAATTAATCCTAAATTAGTTGATCTAAATTGGTTGATCTAGCTGGTGGAATTTGCCATCCCAGACCAATCATACCCAATTCAATTTGCCCAATTCAATTTGAGAGTTGTGAGTTTGCGATCAACCTGATTTAAGAAAGAAATCTCTGGTATGTCCAAGATAACGGTTGAGATCGTGATTTTTGGGCTGCAAGCTTGGACTTTTGGAGTTCTACTAACTATTTCTACTAACTATTAAGTGCAGGTACGGCAACGGGGACATGATAGCGATCGCTACTATCGGAACTATCTGACGAAACTACGTGGCTAGGTGGAAAATAGATTTAGCAAATTTTGGCGGTCGGCAACCGTTTAGTAGATTTGGCAGGTAGAATGTATAGCATTAATCAGACCAGATATATAAAAAAGAGCAATAAGAGTATACCTAGCTTTAGAGCTTTAGATTTCTAGGCTAAATCACGGCAAATTGTCTATTGTTGCTTGGGTGTGGGCGAATATAACTAAATGTATTTAATGTATTTAATGTATGTAAACGAGTTGAGTGAACGATATATCTTGGCCTAGTTGGCTTAGAGTTTATTTAGCTTGTTCATGCTTGTTGTTAATACCCAGTGGTAATATCTGGCTTAATGTTTGATTCGATTGGCTTAGTCTGTTTTCAACTTGCTGCCAGTTCAATGGTGTGACCCATGACTAGATATAGCGATCGCCCTTATCACAATGATGTGATCAAAGGTGGAAATACACCACCACCGGTCAAAGATGCAGCTCTGGGGGGCTTGGAAGGAATCAGGCGCAGGTTACAGGTGGCCTCTTCCGAAGATAAAAAAATATCGGTGCTGCGGGATGTGCTGCGTTATGGTCAGGCTGGTAAAGACTTATTAAAGCAAATTATTAAATCTGAAGCGGGAGCAGTCCAGGTCGCAGCCTATTGTCTGCTTAATTTTGATAGTCAGGCAACTGAAGTTGAATCCCAGGAAATTCTCGGTGTAATTAATGCTGCTGTGCAGAGGTCGATCGATACTAGGATCGAAGTGCGGCAGATTTCAGTACCCGCCACACAAAATGATTCATCAAGTGATTCATCAAGTGATTCATCAAATGAATTAGCGGCTGGAGCCACTAAGATCGCAAAACTTCCTGCCATTGATATGCCTGCGATCGGTGCTAAGTCTAAATTGAAATCAAAACCCAAATCTAGATCTGATCGACCTGGGCAAACTCCTCATCAAGCCAATCGATCTAATTATGCTCATCAGGGTAAAGAGCCAAATAAACGGGAGCATAATCAACCAGCCCAGCCAACCGCTACATCAACATCGCCAGCCAAAGCGCCCTTAAAACCACCAGGTCAGTCAGCGAGCGATCGCACGCCAAAACTACCGCCAATTCAACCCCGACCCCAGCCCCAAACCAAGCAAACATCACATTCTGGGTATGATACT
The sequence above is a segment of the Pseudanabaena sp. PCC 7367 genome. Coding sequences within it:
- a CDS encoding glycosyltransferase family 2 protein, with translation MTKTNVSKVTGKDWDIPDPRVWFKPRIATVVLISIILICGAIVAAWFSGAGQIEQIFWQLQWLQDNPPMWLEAPMVTGRLLAVPTIILLIISLAITKISPEPIKWSRLAMVTILLILNARYLLWRSLSTLNVATPLNGVFSIGLFALELFSISNGALELFLITQARDRSEEADRYAEDVAAGAYYPTVDVFIPTYNEPAFILRRTIIGCQAINYDRKKIYVLDDTRRPEIRALATELGCEYICRPDNEHAKAGNLNHAIGQTNGELIVCFDADFVPTRNFLQRTVGFFQKQNLALLQTPQSYYNADPVARNLGLENIIAPEHEVFHRKIQPARDGTGSVVCSGTSFVIRRSALANAGGKFVTSSLSEDYFTSIRLAGCGYDLAYLDEKLSAGAAPDDMASMATQRLRWAQGTLQAFFIEENPFMIRGLSLRQRFGHLGSVTHWFTSFARVAFLLIPLAYSFLGIIPVKANLEEIIYYFLPVYCVNLATFSWFSYRARSVAIAEIYDIILCIPVAATTLQTLLKPFGKGFKVTPKGINRDRLVFNWSLALPLVFLFLATAVSLWVNLANCIMHISDYGSNDDITGLNLGWIWSTYNLILLGIGLLIMLDVPRVDLYEWFNLRRVVKIEPDPEARLIQPDLQPNIHQASIDQANGQQHGHTNRQGKTDHQLNQADLDQKPDPIALPANDLELDLGDPATITAEIAPNNAHSSTVEELTMAMPANLNSSTANSNHQTYWGITSMCSEIGAEVEVTGRPPDLQPGETMPVTIEIMEVGLKLRGTITPSERSCELPKLKVRFEQVTLEQHRQLVELLFCRPGQWLRQRSPGEIASIYFLLRSLIKPRALFGKKQEISPVMVCQI
- the sufD gene encoding Fe-S cluster assembly protein SufD, with translation MSIRVSELSEYPESPQAATATGAMNGGSNPNFVDGIVNQRFDLNQLQVNPEAIAWLQSIRQEAQTLLVDQELPHKKQEEWKYTDLSAVLKRSYVLRKPQECLLDALENPGFEKLIAGQIVPEAARSLLVFVNGVFSPQLSGLIDLPEGVIVGSLAQLCADCLPEKVQQRLAEFLAELTDADDFFANLNAACLSDVAIAYVPKNVVIDQPIQFVYAVTPRSAQTANISVISQPRCLVVAETGSSMTLVETYVGEPDRSYLSNSVAEIMVGENAAVNHTKVQWEGHAACHISTTAIAQERDSRYTCNAISTGAKISRHNLQVQQWAGQTETHLNGLAYIDGDRLTDTHSAIAHNYAHGSSNQLHKCIVDDRARAIFNGKIQVRQAAQQTDSSQLSRNLLLSDKARVDTKPQLEIVADNVKCAHGATVSQLDADEIFYLQSRGIDAASAANMLTFAFAAEVIQRIPIPRLRQALEKFVLSKTRAHHK